One Pontibacter deserti genomic region harbors:
- the rplA gene encoding 50S ribosomal protein L1, translated as MAKISKNRKAALAKADLTKEYSLTDAASVVKDITFTKFDASVDIDVRLGVDPRKADQMVRGIVTLPHGTGKEVRVLALVTPDKEQEAKDAGADFVGLDDYIQKIEKGWTDVDVIITMPAVMAKVGRLGRILGPRNLMPNPKSGTVTQDVAKAVKEVKAGKIDFKVDKTGIIHTSVGKVSFTPEQIAANAAEVIATLNRLKPSSAKGTYIKSITLSSTMSPGVIVDKNATI; from the coding sequence ATGGCGAAGATATCAAAAAATAGGAAGGCGGCTTTAGCTAAGGCCGACCTAACAAAAGAGTATTCTTTGACAGATGCAGCCTCGGTTGTAAAAGATATTACTTTTACAAAATTCGATGCTTCTGTTGATATAGATGTACGCTTAGGAGTTGACCCTCGCAAGGCAGACCAGATGGTACGTGGTATTGTTACCCTTCCGCATGGTACTGGTAAAGAGGTAAGAGTTCTTGCATTAGTAACACCTGACAAAGAGCAGGAAGCTAAAGATGCAGGTGCTGACTTTGTAGGTCTTGATGATTATATTCAGAAGATCGAAAAAGGCTGGACAGATGTTGATGTGATCATAACAATGCCTGCTGTAATGGCAAAAGTAGGTCGCTTAGGTAGAATATTAGGTCCTCGTAACCTGATGCCAAACCCAAAATCTGGTACAGTTACACAAGATGTAGCAAAAGCTGTTAAAGAAGTTAAAGCTGGTAAAATCGACTTTAAAGTTGACAAGACTGGTATTATCCACACAAGTGTAGGTAAAGTTTCTTTCACACCAGAGCAAATTGCTGCTAACGCTGCAGAAGTGATCGCTACTCTTAACCGCCTGAAGCCATCTTCAGCGAAGGGTACTTATATCAAGAGCATAACATTGTCTAGCACAATGAGCCCGGGAGTAATTGTTGATAAGAACGCAACTATCTAA
- the rplJ gene encoding 50S ribosomal protein L10: protein MTREEKEIIVQDLSEKLANTNYFYITDASTMTVASINQFRRMAFDRGLEYKVYKNTLIKKALDTLEADTTALEGVLKGSSGILFSPETGNAPAKLIKDFRKKGHTLPLLKGAFIDSGIYVGENQLDTLATIKSKFELIGDVIALLQSPAKNVISGLQGGGNKLAGILKTLSEKE, encoded by the coding sequence ATGACCAGGGAAGAAAAAGAGATAATCGTACAAGATCTGAGCGAGAAGTTAGCTAATACTAACTACTTCTATATCACTGATGCTTCTACTATGACAGTTGCTAGCATCAACCAGTTCAGAAGAATGGCATTCGATAGAGGCCTAGAATACAAAGTTTACAAGAATACATTAATCAAGAAAGCATTAGATACTTTAGAAGCTGACACAACTGCACTGGAAGGTGTGTTGAAAGGTTCATCTGGTATCTTATTCTCTCCTGAAACAGGTAATGCTCCTGCAAAGCTTATCAAAGACTTTAGGAAAAAAGGACACACGCTTCCACTTTTAAAGGGTGCCTTTATTGATAGCGGTATTTATGTTGGTGAGAACCAATTAGATACTCTAGCAACAATCAAGTCTAAGTTCGAGCTGATAGGGGATGTGATTGCATTGCTTCAGTCTCCTGCTAAGAATGTTATCTCTGGCCTACAGGGTGGTGGTAATAAACTTGCTGGAATTCTTAAAACACTATCTGAAAAAGAGTAA
- the rplL gene encoding 50S ribosomal protein L7/L12 → MADLKAFAEQLVNLTVKEVNELATILKDEYGIEPAAAAPVMVAGGGAAEGGAAAEEKTSFDVILKSAGASKLAVVKLVKELTGLGLKEAKEVVDSAPKPLKEGVAKDEAESLKKSLEEAGAEVEIK, encoded by the coding sequence ATGGCAGATTTAAAAGCATTCGCTGAGCAGTTAGTAAACTTAACTGTGAAAGAAGTTAACGAACTAGCTACAATCCTTAAGGACGAATACGGTATCGAGCCAGCTGCTGCTGCTCCAGTAATGGTTGCTGGTGGTGGTGCTGCTGAAGGTGGAGCTGCTGCAGAAGAAAAAACTTCTTTTGACGTAATTCTTAAGTCAGCAGGTGCATCTAAACTAGCAGTTGTTAAACTTGTTAAAGAACTTACAGGTCTTGGCCTGAAAGAAGCTAAAGAAGTTGTAGACAGCGCTCCTAAGCCTCTTAAAGAAGGCGTAGCTAAAGATGAAGCAGAATCACTGAAAAAATCTTTGGAAGAAGCTGGTGCTGAAGTGGAGATCAAATAA